The region GCCCTCGGTTGCCTTCGAAATCTTCTTCTGTTTCCAGGAAGGACCACTCGACGCCCGAGAGCTTCTCGCCGCCCTTCTTCAAGACACCGTTGACCTTCAACCGACCGGCTCGGAGGTTGATCGGAAACGTCTCACCGTCTCCGGTCTCGACGACGATCTCCTCCTGGCGCGCGACGTCGCCGTACTTCACGTGAACCAGGTAGGAGCCCGGCGCCAGCGTGAAGATCTGGGAGCCCACGTTGTAGGTGTAACCATGCTGCTCGCGCTTTCCTTCGAAATCCTCCTCCGGCGAAAGGATGCGCCACTCGACGCCCGCCTCGATGATCTCGCCGTTCTCGCTCATGGTGGGAACCAGCTTCACGCCCTTGAAATCCGGTGCCGGGGCCGGCTCTTCGACCGGAATCGCAACGACCTCCTCGACGACGACCACGGGTTCAGGCTTCGGCTTCGCCACGGCCTGAACCACCTCGGTAAAGGCGTCGGTCAGGCCTGCGGCATCCCCGGCGAGCCAGAAATTTCCACCGGTGTTCTCGGCAATGCAACGCAGCTTGGCGTCTTCGCCTTCCTTCAGGTCGAAGCCCACGACGTGCACCGTGAAGTCCACGCCCGAAGCTTCGAGTTCGGCCGCGACCGCGCAGGGGTCCGCATCGCAGGTCTCGAGACCATCGGAAACCAGTACGACCGCGGACTTCTCCTCGTGGTGCCGAAGATCAGTCGCGGCTCGACGCACGGCCTCGCTGAGCGGGGTCTTGCCCTTCGGCGAGACAGCCTGAATGGCCTGGAGGAAAGCACCCGGATCCACCTTCCCAGCCGGGATCAGGGTCTCGATGTCAGCGCAATCGCCCTTCCGTCGATGGCCATACACCGTTAGCCCCAGATCGACCTGGGAATCCCAGCCGTCGAGCATCTCCGCGATGGCCGTCCTGGCGATATCGATCTTCGTCTCGCTCCCGATGCGGCCCCACATGCTGCCCGATCCATCCAGGACGAGCTGCACCCGCTGCCCCGCGTCGCTGGCGGCAGGAAGCAGGAGGCACAGGCAGAGCAGGAGCCAGGCGAAGCGACGAATGACCATGATGATTCTCCTTGGGTGGCCGGAGGGCCCATCTCGATTGGCCCGTAGGTCACGAGCCATGGAGCATCGGTTCAACGGCGCCCCTGCGCGAGGAGATCCGGCCCCCTCCGCCCAGCCGACCTACCGGTGGGTCAGGCGACGGGTGAATCCCAGCGTTCAGAGCGCCTGATCCGCGATATCCTGTGGGGCCCGAGGCGGAGTGCATCGCCCACGGATCCGGGAGACCCCAATGAGCCAGTCCGCAGAAACCAATCCGCCTTCCCTGAATCAGGCCGGTGTCGATCCCTACTCGATCCCGCTCGACGAGATCGACGTCTCGGATGCGGAGCTCTTCGAAACCGACACGATATGGGGATACTTCGAGCGCCTGCGCAAGGAAGATCCCGTCCACTACTGCGCCGAGAGCCTCTTCGGCGCCTACTGGTCGATCACCCGCTTCGATGACATCGCCATGATTTCGAAGGACCCGGAGACTTATTCGTCGGCCCACAGCATCACGGTGGGCGATCCCGAGCCGGATTTCCCGTTGGAGCCCGGCTTCATCGCGATGGACGGGGACAAGCACACCGCCCACCGCAAGGTCGCCCAACCTGTCGCCGCCCCGCGCAATCTGAAGCTGCTCGAGCCGTTGATCCGCGAGCGGGTCAACGGAATCCTCGACGGGCTACCGGTCGGCGAGACGTTCGATTGGGTC is a window of bacterium DNA encoding:
- a CDS encoding VWA domain-containing protein, yielding MVIRRFAWLLLCLCLLLPAASDAGQRVQLVLDGSGSMWGRIGSETKIDIARTAIAEMLDGWDSQVDLGLTVYGHRRKGDCADIETLIPAGKVDPGAFLQAIQAVSPKGKTPLSEAVRRAATDLRHHEEKSAVVLVSDGLETCDADPCAVAAELEASGVDFTVHVVGFDLKEGEDAKLRCIAENTGGNFWLAGDAAGLTDAFTEVVQAVAKPKPEPVVVVEEVVAIPVEEPAPAPDFKGVKLVPTMSENGEIIEAGVEWRILSPEEDFEGKREQHGYTYNVGSQIFTLAPGSYLVHVKYGDVARQEEIVVETGDGETFPINLRAGRLKVNGVLKKGGEKLSGVEWSFLETEEDFEGNRGRVAYAYNAAPDKIFVLPAGEHELVASFGNARTSTPVTIEAGERKVLTVSMQAAQMRLFAVLAEGATPQNGIEWSIMGLEQDFEGNVERVAYSYNSAAGHIVTIPEGSYDLVAKFGSIVRTERITVAAGEKKRHTLDLDGGQVKLDLKPSETHAALSGVEWSIFTDAGERIGYQYNAAPGAGFTLPAGSYRVVAKGNGFVGEVSLEVGSGQQQKVVVIGAPQG